Below is a genomic region from Vitis riparia cultivar Riparia Gloire de Montpellier isolate 1030 chromosome 5, EGFV_Vit.rip_1.0, whole genome shotgun sequence.
taaattaaaactatagAAAATACTTTGAAAATTCTTATGTTGTCTATACATGTGCATTAtctataaaaagaataaattaagaaaattattttttatatttgacttCCTACATTAAATAttgtttataaaaacaattgaaaagttttgtttttaaaacctgttctcaaaaattgtttctatgaattatttttaaattatcgtaTAAGTAATTTCTAATAGGAAATTTGCCTCTTGGGAAATTGAATTTTCCCTTCTTTTggcattttgttttttctcatgTAGCTAATTGACTTCTACAATACATGCATGTTGGTTGAAAATCTAATTAGAAGTATATCTCTTAGGGAATTGATATTTCTCTACGATGATGCCTTTTGGGAAACTGATTTTTCCCATGTATTCCAATCAATTTCCACGTACAAAAAAGCTCATGCATGCCATGCATTTCTCATGTTGCAGGAAACCTTGGTACCAAAGAGCAATGGAGATGGCAACCCTATGGAAAACCATTTCCAAATCCACAGAAATCCCAACTGCAAACACTACTCTATGGAAAACCATTTCCAAGTCTACTGCTATCAGAACAACAacgacaacaacaacaacaaccacgACGAATCCCCATCGCCAAAAGCTTAGAAAATGCACCTCCCTTAGGGTTGCAACTTCCTTCACTAGGGTATGCCTATGTGCACCAATCTCCTCCTATACCGAGGTTTTTCGAGCTGAACTTCCACCTAGAAGGAGCAATAGTTACCCTAGATCAAAGCCATTTCCAAGCCCACAAGAAAGAATTTCCAACGCGCGAATTAGTATGGAAGGAAGCGCGAGAGTTAGCGCAGAAGGAAGGCGAGTTTTTCGTGGAAAATCACTCACAGATGATGTTTTGATGAGGAGATTTGTTGTGGAAGAGGAGGCAATGATACAAGTTAGGAGGAGAAATCAAATGGAAGTTATAAGGAGGAGGAGTGCAATGAGGAGGAAGAAGCTTGGGCCTAGTCCTCTTAGTAGAATGGTTATGGCCGAGGAGGAGGaataaggttatatttgatgagaaaaagtTTTCTATCAAGTTTCCCAGTGTCCAAACagtaaattttgatttatttttccctccctccttttgttgttttaattaattggagtaATGGTGGTTTGTATCTTTATGGGATTCTTCTTGTTATATGATTTTTAGGAAGATCAAATGTATTCAAAAATCAGTCGAATtgaatgaattttgattatcggattatttttaaattaaaaaaaaactgttattgataatatattaatatgttatataacaaaaaaaaagtttatttttgcataaagTTGTTTCCAAATGAGGTTTGAAGAATGTCTTCAAGTggttttatagatttttaagaataattattaaaatttgactAAACACTTAAGacttatttgataattgttttttaaaataattctcaaaaataaaattttaaaataatttttaaaaattattctataatattttatagacaAAACattatttgataaccaaaaatgtttttaacttatttttttatttataataattattaaaattttgctAAATATTGAGCACTCGTTTGATAACAGTTTTCAAAagtaattatgaaaaataatttttgacaaTAGTTTTTAACTACTgttgtataatattttatagataaAACTTTGTTTTGAGAATtctaaatgtttttaacttattttctatatttttaaaaataacttttatatattttaataattttttattttatataattattttttaaaaaaatagtactgaaaaaaaaaacaaataaaaccaatttaaaGATATTATTCGAAAATACCTTATTaaactttttaataatataaattagtttttatgtttttgttaaacatgtttttcaattttttatattccaaaagcaaataaatattttcgaaaatagttaccaaataaagtcttaattttttgaagactaaaaaatatcaatccaTCTTTATACGGGTTTGGTAGTATTTTGACTTATTTGTTCATCTTACAAAAGTTTAtattaaacaacaaaatataCATTCATtatcgataaaaaaaaaattctccaaaaGGAAACATGTAACCATAATATTCCCCTCACGACAAATTAGAAAAAGTCCAAAGGATTAAACAACCCTTTTCCTAATTATAGGTTAACAACCCTAGCTAACTAAACTTAGAATTAGGGTTTGCTTATAAGCTactccaaacaaaaaaaattaaaaaaaaagggatcaAATGAGGTGAACTTCCAAAACAAGAATAGTAGTTATCTAATCCCCATCACTCATGAGTCACACTTGACATGTTAGGTGTTGTTTTGTGACCCCAATCACTTAATTCTTCCTTCAATCTCTTTTCtactttttccatttatttactaataatttttgttgtcaaCTACCATATTATTGGCCTCCTAAACCTTTCCTCTTTaatcatttctttcatttatgttttgggtctttttccatttttggggggattttctttctttttttttttttgtggatattTTGGTTAGTGGGGGTTGGTGTGGTTGAGCCACCAAATGGGGCTAcatagagttttaaaaatttcaaattattaaagaaaattttgaatttattttccttattattgAAGAGGCAAATTTATGAGAGTATAATTATGTGATGATTGTCAGCATTGCAAATTTGTCATTGGATCTtctctaaattattttcaatttattgatTGAAATCTTAAATTGATTACTAAAGTGattcattattatttgatatgaatttattctttttatttgtttatcataTCTTTTAGATGACTTGGGCATTGGCATTGATGGTTAGAATTCTATAAACACAATCATAACATGTAGTTAAAAAAATGcttaatatatacaaattttagATCATTGAATTTTCTAATCCAATAgtagaaaatattatatctaAATTCTCGaacattttttactttgaaGTTTTCCATCGttataataaaatgatacaTTATTAAAGATtgtgtttggttccaaaaaatttgaaggaaaatatgaagaaaagaaaatggagaggaaaagtaaaaaaaaaaaagtgttaaaaaatataaagttaataaattatttttatatatattttcaaactcatttaacttatttttttcaataatataaaaattaaaaaattaaaaaatacgtaaatattaactaattttaatcatatttgatttttttttatatatttttatagttaaaccaaaattaaaaaaatcaattttttaaatattttttttcttttcttaatacattTCCAAAACCAAATGTCGTCAAAgataattactaaaaaaatacattaaaaatacttttaatatagaacATCAAAATTAAACCAACAATTTCCTTGCATGAGCTGTCTCCTCGATagttaaaacaaaacaatatatatattccaaTTTCTAATGAGAGCTTTGGAAGAATTAATCATTtaccactaaaaaaaaaaaaagacaattagGAAATCTATTTTCCAAAAAGTCATGAATGTTTAAAGGCTAAGCCTAGCTACCAAGCATTATCTTAAGTAGTGCTTTCATATTTATCTTCTTGACATTGTGCTTCTacaatatatttgaaaaaaaaattcttccgTTGacttaaagatatttttttaaaaataatttttatttattaaatttttaattgatattaatgatgACCACCCAAATTGGGGTACAccacataaaattgttttagtTACTTCATTTACAAATATGTAATAATTTTAGtaggttatttttttaaaactattttcctcttataaaaaaataggatggtataaatcaattaatatgTTCATATTTAGTGTAATAATATTGCTCATAAGTCTCTTGATGGATTATCCAAATGTTAATGATATTGAATACCATAAAGAATTTAAGGTCTATTTGATAACGactttcaaaaatagtttttaaaaattgttctctgattttttatagaacaaaaatttgttttaaaaacctaaaatattttaattatgtttttaatatttttaaacatgtttttaaaataatttttatatctaatattttatttttaatcatacaagttgaaaataacataaaataactaaacatgttatttgaaaataccttgTTTTgaacataaaacataaaataatttttggtgacaacatgttttcttgtttttttgttttaaagaacaaaaaattatttttcaaaatagttgtcaaacaaaccctaatattCCTACACtaattatcaattaatttttatatgagatAGTTAATGACGAATCTAAGAATTAATAGAGATCAAAACCCGATAATTTTATCTATACTACTAAGCTAaacacatatttttaaataatttcatttttttaatcataaaaaagagTTTGACCAACAATcttcactaaataaaaaaaatgctattcctcccatgtttaaaaaaaaaaaaaatatttttttgactcataaatatgtttttcaacTATTATAAAACAGAATGAAATTGCTTTTGACTAGAACCATGAATTGGGTTATGACTCAAGTCAATCAAAGGCATGTTTAGGAGTCAAAGATAGACCATTTCCATGgtcaaaatcaactttttttttaaaaaaaaacaaatccatttttgataaattttatatatctatcttatatattttctcttttaaatattatatcttatgatgtaaaaaaatgtaaataacaGTGTTTGAAGGGTAAAAGAAGCGTAAATTTCATATTGATCCGTTTGTAGTGGTCATTAgtcacaaattttttaaaaaatttgttaaaggTTTGATgagttttgaatttattaagTCTTTTAATTCTGGTTGGcccaaatttttaatataaattgagAATTAGCGCACAAGCGTGagggtaattttttttttattttaaatttatcaattttaagataaatttaaggataaaaatacaaataatttttcataacatGCTTCTTCTGAGGCTCACGTGCCCGATACAGGGCTATAattgccaaaaaaataaaataatgataatttgttATTCAGATCCAATGGCTGAGATTCCACATGGGGTTCATTTGAGTGGTGAAGGACCCACATCCTCATCATCACTCATGAGGTCCAGCTAGGCCAGATCACCAAATTCTCTCAGTTGTGGGCCACCCACTCTCATGTGAGGGAAGTGTAGCACACGATCCTAAGGAAAGGAGTGGGATAATAATGTGGCAAAGTGCCCATTTGTCTCCTCATTAAGTGTGGGTGTTAGTCTAACTACCTTTCTCTTGGGTCCAAGTTGGTGAAAGGctgctttcttcctttttaggattttttattttaataattattatttttaaataaaattatttgtttattttatttattagaactATTGAGTATTGAAATCTATCCCGACAATATCCATACCAAAGATTCTaattgtataatattttatgatcattcaagaatcaagagaaaaaaaatgaaaataatgaataataaagGTAGTGATccaaaatagtaattttttagtcattaattattatttttatgtacaACTTATAActtttgataaaacttaatatttattattcaataatttaaattaatttttaattaaattatatttaaattattaatttaaatttattacttaattcttattttaagtattaagactatttcataaattaatttaaaacttattttaaatcatcaaattaatatgtttatccttataaattataactagggCAAAGATGATCGAGTAATAATGAATGCTGTGGAGCAGCAAATGATATTGTGAGATAACTATGGTAAATAATGGTAAAAAACTAAAACGAagatgaatatttaaaaataagttatttattatttaaagttatttttttactttaaatcataccATCAAatcattttatcaaatatatatatatatattttaataatttagattaagttattaagtcactttaagttattaaattgatttatcaaacacccacttAGTATTAATATCAACaatgataaaacaaaaaaatgtaatatgatattatatttgtaGAATAATTCATTAGCGATAAATAGATAAATCCAACttaaattagtaaataaaattaaaatcatggaattttaaaaattaaggatatgtttggtaacatttaaaaatatatttttttaataataattttgaaacaaaatgatcctaaattattttcaagaataaatatgaaaaacaattttcttcgttaattcttaataatgtcaatataaatgttttcaaaatattcttttagtTATTACTACAcctttgcaaaaataaaaaaataaaaattgaaacaaaattattttaaaaaacaaagtggtttgagaaaaaaaaatattttaagacaAAAGTTTGataaatctattttcaaaattagatgaTAGTTTTCTATTGTAAAAAATAGTTCCAAATTGTTGGTATGTTTAGCTATGAATTAAAATGGATAGGTTGGCAATACAAAATGTATGAAATGGTTGAATAGTTTTCATTtccaattgaaaatttgaaacctaaatttaaaattaaagaaaaaaaatcatccaaagAAGTTGCCAAGCAAAAGGATCCAAAGTGCAGTAAAGACCACGCTCTTGTTCATGTCCCAAAAGAATGAACACAAACAATCATAACCCACCTCATATTTTCCCAATTTTCTCAGCACATCACCATCCTCCTAACCCAATAATGATCCCataacaacaataacaaaaccccacaaaaaatcaaactcagtttcatatatatatatatatatatatatatttatcagtTTGTTTGTACAATACACATGTAAACACAAATACAAATAAGTCTTCCCATTGAAGTAAAGTTTGGTTGAAGTTGGAGGCATATTGAGTAGGAAAGTGGCCAacctccccctctctctctccccctctctttctctctctctcatcatcatcatcataccgaaagaaaagaaaattatatatccCACAAAAGGTGAAAGGTGGGAAAGAAAGTGAAAATTCTTGAGGAGAACCATATTCAAAGTAAAGGGAAAGATATAAGCCAAAAAACAAGAACATATAGCTTAAAGTTTATAGGAAGGAAGAGAAGGGTTGGCTCATCTTCATCTCTCCTCCCCCTGCCCCTCTTCTTTTGGTTGCTTCAGCCTTTTCTGAAAGTGGGTTTTCAAGGGTTTCAACAGTTTTGCCTTCACAAGGTACAAAAATTAGGGGTGATCTCTTTTGGGTTTTTGCTAATTCTGATTTTTGGTGGAAATGATTACTGTAATTTTCCAAAAGGTGAagtctcttttctcttttctgttGTTGCAGGGGTGAGAAATTGTGTTGATATGCTTGGTGGGTTCAGGTAATTCtccgttttttttcttttctttggtaAATTTCCTTTTGTTCTTGGGGAAGATGGTGGATTCAGCAGCTAGAATTGTGAGTTTTGTGTGGAAGAAAGTTACTGTTTCTGTGATATTTCGTGGGTATTTTGGTTCAAAATTCCACCTTTTTTTAGAAGGAAACTTTGggatttgtaaaataaattcaGTTTATTATCTTCTGAAGAAAGCTTCAAAGGTGTCTGTGTTCTgtttttggatttaaaaatcAAGTATGAAGCTCAAGTTTCTTCACACTCCTCCGTATAAATATAATATAGTATGTATAGGGATCTTGTTTTCTGTTTCCTCTATATTTATAACTTTGGTGGATGACCTAGACTAGAGGTGTGGCCTTGATTCCAAAAAACCCCTGATGTGTGATTTTTCGGGTCATCggataatttttcgggttttcgATAATAATTAATCCTATAACCGAAAACCGAATCAAGAAAAATACAGAAGGGTCTAGATATTGAGGCAATCGCAGAACAAAAGGGTGTAGATGGACAATCCATCAAATTATTCTTTTAGTGTAATACTTGAGTTGATAAATAACCTAGACTAGAGGTGTGGCCTTGAttccaaaaaagagaaaagaaaaaacccagTAAGCCTTGATGTGCGATTTTCGGGTTTTCAATGAATTC
It encodes:
- the LOC117914135 gene encoding uncharacterized protein LOC117914135 → MQDPKNPNTRKPWYQRAMEMATLWKTISKSTEIPTANTTLWKTISKSTAIRTTTTTTTTTTTNPHRQKLRKCTSLRVATSFTRVCLCAPISSYTEVFRAELPPRRSNSYPRSKPFPSPQERISNARISMEGSARVSAEGRRVFRGKSLTDDVLMRRFVVEEEAMIQVRRRNQMEVIRRRSAMRRKKLGPSPLSRMVMAEEEE